A region of Pseudomonas marginalis DNA encodes the following proteins:
- a CDS encoding ribonuclease E inhibitor RraB: MSTAYQEDISTNVLRRMKEGGFDFSRFHPIEFYAIFPDEERARRAAGEFRGESLNAQVSARDDGAWYLELSKIMFATYDGIGDFEQDFEAVVEPLGGIIEGWGVKQEVRGLPM; this comes from the coding sequence ATGAGCACAGCCTATCAAGAAGACATCAGCACCAACGTTCTGCGCCGCATGAAAGAAGGCGGCTTCGACTTTTCACGGTTCCACCCCATTGAGTTCTACGCCATTTTCCCGGATGAGGAACGGGCGCGCAGGGCTGCGGGTGAATTTCGTGGCGAGTCCCTGAATGCCCAGGTCAGTGCGCGCGACGATGGCGCCTGGTACCTGGAACTGAGCAAGATCATGTTCGCAACCTACGACGGCATAGGAGACTTCGAGCAAGACTTTGAAGCGGTGGTCGAGCCGCTTGGAGGGATCATCGAAGGATGGGGCGTGAAGCAGGAGGTGCGTGGGTTACCCATGTAG
- a CDS encoding OmpA family protein translates to MNPMIRGLGCAVLLGSAALGGCASHPSGEQALQQAGSDFQKVKEDANVLRIAPKDVIRAGESLARADRLSSYWGSGADVVHYAYLSQRYSAIAREHTEQTLNEERAAKLELERQRLQLALRESKLISVQQQGKWLEEQIASLTTTQTDRGLVMTLGDVLFDTGEAELKNSANRTVLKIVQFLQLNPKRVVRIEGYADNTGGQQENVKLSRDRAQSVADVLVDLGIDEKRIQVEGYGDQYPVEANASERGRAQNRRVEIVFSDEKGQLGAAR, encoded by the coding sequence ATGAACCCGATGATCCGTGGTCTGGGCTGTGCCGTGCTGCTGGGCAGTGCGGCACTGGGCGGTTGTGCCAGCCACCCCAGTGGCGAACAGGCCTTGCAACAGGCGGGCAGCGACTTCCAGAAGGTCAAGGAAGACGCCAACGTGCTGCGTATCGCACCCAAGGACGTGATCCGCGCCGGTGAATCCCTGGCGCGGGCCGACCGCTTGTCCAGCTACTGGGGCAGCGGTGCCGACGTGGTGCATTACGCCTACCTGAGCCAGCGCTACAGTGCCATCGCCCGCGAACACACCGAGCAGACACTTAACGAAGAGCGTGCCGCCAAGCTCGAACTGGAACGCCAGCGCCTGCAATTGGCCCTGCGTGAAAGCAAGCTGATCAGCGTGCAGCAGCAGGGTAAATGGCTCGAAGAACAGATCGCCAGCCTGACCACCACTCAGACCGATCGTGGCCTGGTGATGACCCTGGGCGACGTGCTGTTCGATACCGGTGAAGCGGAGTTGAAAAACTCGGCGAACCGCACCGTATTGAAAATCGTGCAGTTCCTGCAACTGAACCCCAAGCGTGTGGTGCGCATCGAGGGGTACGCTGACAATACGGGTGGTCAGCAGGAAAACGTCAAACTGTCCCGTGATCGCGCGCAATCGGTGGCCGATGTGCTGGTGGACCTGGGGATCGATGAGAAGCGCATCCAGGTTGAAGGCTACGGCGACCAGTACCCGGTGGAAGCCAACGCCTCCGAGCGTGGCCGCGCGCAGAACCGTCGCGTGGAAATAGTGTTCTCCGACGAGAAGGGCCAGTTGGGTGCCGCTCGCTGA
- a CDS encoding electron transfer flavoprotein-ubiquinone oxidoreductase, with product MEREYMEFDVVIVGAGPAGLSAACRLKQKAAEAGKEISVCVVEKGSEVGAHILSGAVFEPRALNELFPDWKELGAPLNTPVVRDDIYVLRSADTSTKVPDFFVPKTMHNEGNYIISLGNLCRWLAQQAENLGVEVYPGFAAQEALFDENGVVRGIITGDLGVDREGQPKEGVYTPGMELRGKYTLFAEGCRGHIGKQLIQRFNLDSDADAQHYGIGLKEIWEIDPAKHQPGLVVHTAGWPLDIMSNENTGGSFLYHLENNQVVVGLIVDLSYSNTFLSPFDEFQRLKHHPVLAQYLEGGKRISYGARALAKGGINSLPKMVFKGGALIGCDLGTMNVAKIKGSHTAMKSGMLAADAVAERLLAESEGGDELTNYVDSFKASWLYEELFASRNFGPAMHKFGPIIGAGFNWFDQNILGGKMPFTLHDTKPDYACLKLAKDSKKIDYPKPDGKLSFDKLSSVFISGTNHEEEQPCHLKLKDPSIPIGTNLPLYDEPAQRYCPAGVYEVITQEDGEKRFQINAQNCVHCKTCDIKDPSQNITWVTPEGAGGPTYPNM from the coding sequence GTGGAACGCGAATACATGGAATTCGACGTGGTCATCGTCGGCGCTGGCCCGGCGGGCCTGTCTGCCGCCTGCCGACTGAAGCAGAAGGCCGCCGAAGCCGGTAAGGAAATCAGCGTCTGCGTGGTCGAGAAAGGCTCCGAAGTGGGCGCACACATCCTCTCCGGTGCCGTGTTCGAGCCCCGTGCCCTGAACGAACTGTTCCCGGACTGGAAGGAACTCGGCGCCCCGCTCAACACCCCCGTGGTGCGCGATGACATCTATGTGCTGCGCAGCGCCGACACCTCCACCAAGGTGCCAGACTTCTTTGTGCCCAAGACCATGCACAACGAAGGCAACTACATCATCTCCCTGGGTAACCTGTGCCGCTGGCTGGCCCAGCAGGCCGAGAACCTGGGTGTGGAAGTCTACCCCGGCTTCGCCGCCCAGGAAGCGCTGTTCGATGAAAACGGCGTGGTGCGCGGGATCATCACCGGCGACCTCGGCGTCGACCGTGAAGGCCAGCCAAAAGAAGGCGTCTACACCCCGGGCATGGAACTGCGTGGCAAGTACACGTTGTTCGCCGAAGGCTGCCGTGGGCATATCGGCAAGCAGTTGATCCAGCGCTTCAACCTGGACAGCGACGCCGACGCCCAGCACTACGGCATCGGCCTCAAGGAAATCTGGGAAATCGACCCGGCCAAGCATCAGCCAGGCCTGGTGGTGCACACCGCCGGTTGGCCGCTGGACATCATGAGCAACGAGAACACCGGTGGCTCGTTCCTCTATCACCTGGAAAACAACCAGGTGGTCGTCGGCCTGATCGTCGACCTGTCCTACAGCAACACCTTCCTGTCGCCGTTCGACGAGTTCCAGCGCCTCAAGCACCACCCGGTGCTGGCCCAGTACCTGGAAGGCGGCAAGCGCATCAGCTACGGCGCACGCGCCCTGGCCAAGGGCGGTATCAACTCGTTGCCGAAGATGGTGTTCAAGGGCGGCGCGCTCATCGGCTGCGACCTGGGCACCATGAACGTGGCCAAGATCAAAGGCAGCCACACTGCGATGAAGTCCGGCATGCTCGCTGCCGATGCCGTGGCCGAACGCCTGCTGGCCGAATCCGAAGGCGGCGATGAGCTGACCAACTATGTCGACAGCTTCAAGGCAAGCTGGCTCTACGAAGAACTGTTCGCCAGCCGCAACTTCGGCCCGGCGATGCACAAGTTCGGCCCGATCATCGGCGCCGGCTTCAACTGGTTCGACCAGAACATCCTCGGCGGCAAGATGCCGTTCACCCTGCACGATACCAAGCCGGACTACGCCTGCCTGAAGCTGGCCAAGGACAGCAAGAAGATCGACTACCCGAAACCCGACGGCAAGTTGAGCTTCGACAAGTTGAGCTCGGTGTTCATCTCCGGTACCAACCACGAAGAAGAGCAGCCGTGCCACTTGAAGTTGAAAGACCCAAGCATCCCGATCGGCACCAACCTGCCGCTCTACGATGAACCGGCGCAGCGTTACTGCCCGGCCGGCGTGTATGAAGTGATCACCCAGGAAGACGGCGAGAAGCGCTTCCAGATCAACGCCCAGAACTGCGTGCACTGCAAGACCTGTGACATCAAGGACCCTTCGCAGAACATCACGTGGGTCACACCGGAAGGTGCGGGTGGGCCGACTTACCCGAATATGTAA
- a CDS encoding ISL3 family transposase → MRDINTFLPFWEGFSVVTIKPDGDALKIDLIPHATRFPSCGGCQKPCSTTHEYCERTVRDLPILGRAVRLSILLRRVGCRDCGKRMEAVSWLDRYARMTRRLAEAVIQACERLPTLHVAQMFGLHWDTVRLLERRALQAVLSELPKAQPRRLIMDEFALFKGHRYASVVLDADTRRVLWIGEGRSRAAVRPFFEELGPEGCARIEAVAMDMNTAFDLEVRQHCPKARVVYDLFHVVAKYGREVIDRVRVDEANRLRHNKPARKVIKQARWLLLRNPQNLKTPEQQVHLQDLLEANQSLMTVYLMKAELKTLWTPSTAWTWRSAWKQWLRHAYESEIPALIQFAKRLKGYWRGIVSRVRWPMHTGQLEGINNRIKVIKRMAYGYRDSEFFFMKIKSVFPGNP, encoded by the coding sequence ATGCGTGATATTAATACTTTCCTTCCTTTTTGGGAGGGCTTTTCTGTCGTCACGATCAAGCCCGATGGTGACGCTCTAAAGATCGATCTGATTCCCCACGCCACCCGATTCCCTTCCTGCGGCGGCTGCCAAAAACCTTGTTCAACCACTCATGAGTATTGTGAGCGAACCGTTCGTGATCTGCCCATTCTCGGTCGCGCGGTGCGCCTCAGCATTTTGCTCAGGCGTGTTGGCTGCCGCGACTGTGGAAAACGCATGGAGGCCGTCAGTTGGCTGGATCGCTATGCCCGCATGACGCGCCGCTTGGCCGAGGCGGTCATTCAGGCCTGCGAGCGCCTTCCCACCCTGCACGTGGCCCAGATGTTTGGACTGCATTGGGACACTGTTCGGTTGCTGGAGCGTCGAGCCTTGCAGGCGGTGTTGAGTGAGTTGCCGAAGGCGCAACCACGACGCCTGATCATGGACGAGTTCGCGTTATTCAAAGGTCATCGTTACGCCAGCGTTGTGCTGGATGCCGATACACGACGAGTGCTGTGGATCGGTGAAGGCCGTAGCCGAGCGGCAGTCAGGCCGTTCTTCGAGGAACTGGGGCCGGAGGGCTGCGCTCGAATCGAAGCGGTGGCGATGGACATGAATACTGCTTTTGATCTGGAGGTTCGCCAGCATTGCCCGAAAGCGCGAGTGGTCTACGACCTTTTCCATGTGGTGGCCAAATATGGCCGAGAGGTGATTGATCGGGTCCGCGTCGACGAAGCTAATCGGCTGCGTCATAACAAGCCGGCTCGCAAGGTCATCAAGCAGGCACGATGGCTGTTGCTGCGTAACCCACAGAACCTGAAAACGCCGGAACAACAGGTCCATTTGCAGGATTTATTGGAGGCCAACCAATCGCTGATGACAGTTTATTTGATGAAGGCTGAACTCAAAACGCTCTGGACACCGAGCACTGCCTGGACCTGGAGATCGGCCTGGAAGCAATGGCTGCGCCATGCATATGAAAGCGAAATACCGGCTCTGATCCAGTTTGCCAAACGGCTAAAGGGTTATTGGCGGGGCATCGTCAGTCGGGTTCGCTGGCCGATGCACACCGGTCAGTTGGAAGGAATAAACAATCGAATAAAGGTCATCAAACGGATGGCGTACGGTTACCGGGATAGCGAATTCTTCTTCATGAAGATCAAGAGCGTCTTTCCCGGTAATCCGTGA
- a CDS encoding START domain-containing protein, with amino-acid sequence MGSLKRMAVLCGFTLVFAATAQAEDWQVAKDEDGIKVSLSEVAGSKYKAYRGVTVIKAPVARIQALQEDVAGACSWIHECKSQKLVDKKGDEAWTYTQFKAPFPVTDRDSYIHVTTTKDADGSVTRKLQGVPTYKPEEKGYVRVAQVEGFWKLVPKGANETEVTYQVHTEPGGSVPSWLANKFVVEAPFNTLKALKEHAEK; translated from the coding sequence ATGGGTTCGCTGAAACGAATGGCTGTGCTGTGCGGTTTTACGCTGGTATTTGCTGCCACTGCCCAGGCTGAGGATTGGCAGGTTGCCAAGGATGAAGACGGTATCAAGGTGTCCCTGAGCGAAGTCGCCGGCTCCAAATACAAGGCGTATCGCGGTGTGACCGTGATCAAGGCGCCTGTCGCCAGGATCCAGGCCCTGCAGGAAGATGTGGCCGGTGCCTGCTCGTGGATTCATGAGTGCAAATCCCAGAAGCTGGTGGACAAGAAAGGCGATGAGGCCTGGACCTACACCCAGTTCAAGGCGCCTTTCCCGGTGACCGATCGTGATTCATACATCCATGTCACCACCACCAAGGACGCCGACGGCAGCGTAACCCGCAAGCTGCAGGGCGTGCCGACCTACAAGCCCGAAGAAAAAGGCTACGTGCGTGTCGCTCAGGTCGAGGGCTTCTGGAAACTGGTCCCTAAAGGCGCCAATGAGACCGAAGTCACCTACCAGGTACACACCGAGCCAGGCGGCAGTGTGCCGTCGTGGCTGGCCAACAAGTTCGTGGTGGAAGCGCCGTTCAACACCCTGAAAGCCTTGAAGGAACACGCTGAAAAATAA
- a CDS encoding electron transfer flavoprotein subunit alpha/FixB family protein yields MTILVIAEHDNKVLAPATLNTVAAAAKIGGDIHVLVAGQGAGAVAEAAAKVAGVSKVLLADNVAYAHQLPENVAPLVAELGAGYSHILAAATSNGKNILPRVAAQLDVDQISEIISVESADTFKRPIYAGNAIATVQSTAAVKVITVRATGFDPVAAEGGSAAVEAVSAAHDAGTSSFVGEELAKSDRPELTAAKIVVSGGRGMQNGDNFKHLYALADKLGAAVGASRAAVDAGFVPNDMQVGQTGKIVAPQLYIAVGISGAIQHLAGMKDSKVIVAINKDEEAPIFQVADYGLVADLFEAVPELEKLV; encoded by the coding sequence ATGACTATCTTGGTAATCGCAGAACACGACAATAAGGTGCTGGCCCCGGCCACCCTGAACACTGTTGCTGCTGCCGCTAAAATCGGTGGCGACATCCACGTACTGGTCGCCGGTCAAGGCGCTGGCGCCGTGGCTGAGGCTGCAGCCAAAGTGGCTGGCGTAAGCAAAGTACTGCTGGCCGACAACGTCGCTTACGCTCACCAACTGCCGGAAAACGTCGCCCCCCTGGTAGCAGAGCTAGGCGCTGGCTACAGCCACATCCTGGCTGCCGCCACTTCCAACGGCAAAAACATCCTGCCGCGCGTTGCCGCGCAGCTGGATGTTGACCAGATCTCCGAGATCATCTCGGTAGAAAGCGCCGACACCTTCAAGCGCCCGATCTATGCCGGTAACGCGATTGCCACCGTGCAATCGACCGCTGCCGTCAAAGTCATCACCGTGCGTGCCACCGGTTTCGACCCGGTTGCCGCTGAAGGTGGTTCGGCTGCCGTTGAAGCCGTCTCTGCTGCCCACGACGCTGGCACTTCCAGCTTTGTTGGCGAAGAACTGGCCAAGTCGGATCGCCCTGAGCTGACCGCTGCCAAGATCGTCGTTTCCGGCGGCCGTGGCATGCAGAACGGTGACAACTTCAAGCACCTGTACGCCCTGGCCGACAAGCTCGGCGCTGCGGTCGGCGCCTCCCGCGCGGCCGTCGACGCAGGCTTCGTACCCAACGACATGCAGGTCGGCCAGACCGGCAAGATCGTTGCGCCACAGCTGTACATCGCTGTCGGTATCTCCGGCGCGATCCAGCACTTGGCCGGTATGAAGGACTCCAAAGTGATCGTCGCGATCAACAAGGACGAAGAAGCACCGATCTTCCAGGTGGCCGATTACGGCCTGGTGGCGGACTTGTTCGAAGCCGTACCCGAGTTGGAGAAGCTGGTCTAA
- a CDS encoding DUF4398 domain-containing protein has protein sequence MTLRPFFAALAVVALAGCAADPAPNEQIRLTQQALEQANAVGASTDESPELKMAEDKFAQAKADMAEQSYKDARMQAEQAELDARLAEAQVLTRKSQEQLNVLNTRITRLRKQLQLGEAQ, from the coding sequence GTGACTCTTCGACCTTTTTTCGCGGCCCTCGCCGTTGTCGCTCTGGCGGGATGTGCAGCCGATCCTGCGCCGAATGAACAAATTCGCCTCACCCAGCAAGCCCTGGAACAAGCCAACGCCGTGGGCGCCAGCACCGATGAATCACCCGAACTGAAAATGGCCGAAGACAAATTCGCCCAGGCCAAGGCCGACATGGCCGAGCAATCCTACAAGGACGCGCGCATGCAGGCCGAACAGGCCGAGCTGGATGCGCGCCTGGCCGAAGCCCAGGTGCTGACCCGCAAGAGCCAGGAACAACTGAACGTGCTCAATACCCGCATCACGCGCCTGCGCAAGCAATTGCAGCTGGGAGAAGCCCAATGA
- a CDS encoding substrate-binding periplasmic protein, whose protein sequence is MELRPWAVLLGLTLLSSLAQAAGKCDRLVITGSPDAPPLLWRDPQAPTHLIGATADVLQQVAKELGLKIDLLYGGKRSLALDEVRSGRMDILADAPLNLGELETLDYIHPALVQLDYLVWTRKDSALAYSTAADLHGHKGAVSERARLSRDFETFAGQQLTLQRLPTLTPAFQKLLLGEVDYVLAGRYSGMAMAQTLGMSNDLVARDVPVDQPGLYLAISHNSACNDPWLRGQLAKKMTELPGSGVTEAALQRNLERWKAQLQQPVGTPTK, encoded by the coding sequence ATGGAACTGCGCCCCTGGGCCGTACTGCTGGGACTTACGCTGCTGTCGAGCCTGGCCCAGGCAGCCGGCAAATGTGATCGCCTGGTGATCACCGGCAGCCCGGATGCACCGCCGCTGCTGTGGCGCGACCCCCAAGCCCCGACGCACCTGATCGGCGCCACCGCCGATGTCTTGCAACAGGTAGCCAAGGAGCTTGGGTTGAAAATCGACCTGCTCTACGGCGGCAAGCGTTCCCTGGCCCTGGACGAAGTGCGCAGCGGGCGCATGGACATCCTCGCCGATGCACCGCTGAACCTTGGCGAGCTGGAAACCCTCGACTACATCCACCCCGCGCTGGTACAGCTCGATTATCTGGTCTGGACCCGCAAGGATTCGGCGCTGGCCTACTCCACGGCGGCGGACCTGCATGGCCACAAGGGTGCAGTGTCGGAACGTGCGCGCTTGAGCCGCGACTTTGAAACCTTCGCCGGCCAGCAACTGACCCTGCAACGCCTGCCCACGTTGACCCCGGCCTTCCAGAAACTGCTGCTGGGGGAAGTGGACTACGTGCTGGCCGGGCGTTACTCCGGCATGGCCATGGCCCAGACGTTAGGGATGAGCAATGACCTGGTGGCCCGCGACGTGCCCGTCGATCAGCCCGGCCTGTACCTGGCGATTTCCCACAACTCGGCCTGCAATGATCCGTGGCTGCGCGGACAGCTGGCCAAAAAGATGACAGAATTGCCCGGGTCTGGTGTGACGGAAGCCGCGCTGCAGCGCAATCTGGAGCGTTGGAAAGCGCAATTGCAACAACCCGTCGGCACCCCAACAAAGTAG
- a CDS encoding electron transfer flavoprotein subunit beta/FixA family protein, with the protein MKVLVAVKRVVDYNVKVRVKADNSGVDLANVKMSMNPFCEIAVEEAVRLKEKGVATEIVVVSIGPTTAQEQLRTALALGADRAILVESAEELTSLAVAKLLKAVVDKEQPQLVILGKQAIDSDNNQTGQMLAALTGYGQGTFASKVEVSGDNVAVTREIDGGAQTVSLKLPAIVTTDLRLNEPRYASLPNIMKAKKKPLEVLTPDALGVSTASTNKTVKVEAPAARSAGIKVKSVAELVEKLKNEAKVI; encoded by the coding sequence ATGAAGGTTCTTGTAGCTGTCAAACGCGTTGTCGATTACAACGTGAAAGTTCGCGTCAAGGCGGACAATTCCGGCGTCGACCTTGCTAACGTCAAGATGTCGATGAACCCTTTCTGTGAAATCGCCGTGGAAGAAGCCGTACGCCTGAAAGAGAAAGGCGTGGCGACTGAAATCGTTGTGGTTTCCATCGGCCCGACCACTGCTCAAGAGCAGTTGCGTACCGCCCTGGCACTGGGTGCCGACCGCGCTATCCTGGTCGAGTCCGCTGAAGAGCTGACCTCCCTGGCCGTGGCCAAGTTGCTCAAGGCCGTTGTCGACAAGGAACAGCCTCAGCTGGTGATCCTCGGCAAACAGGCGATCGACAGCGACAACAACCAGACTGGCCAGATGCTGGCTGCACTGACCGGTTACGGCCAGGGCACCTTCGCTTCGAAAGTCGAAGTGAGCGGCGACAACGTTGCCGTGACCCGTGAAATCGACGGCGGCGCGCAGACGGTTTCCCTGAAACTGCCGGCCATCGTCACCACCGACCTGCGTTTGAACGAGCCGCGCTACGCGTCCCTGCCAAACATCATGAAAGCCAAGAAGAAGCCTCTCGAAGTGCTGACTCCGGATGCTTTGGGCGTTTCCACCGCCTCCACCAACAAGACCGTCAAAGTTGAAGCGCCGGCTGCACGCAGCGCGGGCATCAAGGTCAAGTCGGTGGCTGAACTGGTCGAGAAACTGAAAAACGAAGCGAAGGTAATCTAA
- a CDS encoding NAD(P)-dependent alcohol dehydrogenase — protein MYTAIGYAAQSATTPLAPMSFERRSPRADDVAIEILYCGVCHSDIHQARNEWGIAVYPLMPGHEIVGKVTAVGARVTAHKVGDLVGVGCMVDSCRHCEACKSDLEQYCLEGPTMTYATPDRVDGSNTMGGYSDSIVVSEHFVVKIPAKLDLASAAPILCAGITTYSPLKHYGVKAGDKVGILGMGGLGHMGIKFAKAMGAEVTLFTRSASKAEEGRRQGADHVIVSTDAEQMQAAAGSFDFLLDTIPVQHDLNPYLDVLRFDGVHILVGLIEPVDPPVNAAKLVLGRKVLAGSLIGGIAETQEVLDFCAEHGITCDIEMLDIRQINEAYTRMIAGDVKYRFVIDMATLKA, from the coding sequence ATGTATACCGCCATCGGTTACGCCGCCCAGTCGGCCACCACTCCCCTCGCCCCCATGTCGTTTGAACGCCGCAGCCCGCGCGCCGATGACGTGGCCATCGAGATTCTCTACTGCGGCGTGTGCCACTCCGACATCCACCAGGCGCGCAACGAATGGGGCATCGCCGTGTACCCGCTGATGCCGGGCCACGAGATCGTCGGCAAGGTCACCGCCGTCGGCGCCCGCGTGACCGCGCATAAAGTCGGCGACCTCGTCGGCGTCGGCTGCATGGTCGATTCGTGCCGCCACTGCGAAGCGTGCAAATCGGACCTCGAGCAATATTGCCTCGAAGGCCCGACCATGACCTACGCCACCCCGGACCGCGTCGATGGCAGCAACACCATGGGCGGTTACTCCGACAGCATCGTGGTCAGCGAGCACTTCGTGGTGAAGATCCCGGCCAAGCTCGACCTGGCCAGCGCCGCGCCGATCCTGTGCGCAGGCATCACCACCTATTCGCCGCTCAAGCACTACGGCGTCAAGGCTGGCGACAAGGTCGGGATTCTCGGCATGGGTGGCCTGGGCCACATGGGCATCAAGTTCGCCAAGGCCATGGGCGCGGAAGTGACACTGTTCACCCGCTCGGCGAGCAAGGCTGAAGAAGGCCGCCGCCAGGGTGCCGACCATGTGATCGTGTCCACCGATGCCGAACAGATGCAAGCCGCCGCCGGCAGCTTCGACTTCCTGCTCGACACCATCCCGGTGCAGCACGACCTGAACCCCTACCTCGACGTATTACGCTTTGATGGCGTGCACATCCTGGTTGGCCTGATCGAGCCCGTGGACCCACCGGTCAACGCCGCCAAACTGGTATTGGGACGTAAAGTGCTGGCAGGTTCGCTGATCGGTGGCATTGCCGAAACCCAGGAAGTCCTGGATTTCTGCGCCGAGCATGGCATCACCTGCGACATCGAAATGCTCGACATCCGCCAGATCAATGAGGCCTATACCCGCATGATCGCCGGTGATGTGAAGTACCGCTTTGTCATCGACATGGCGACCTTGAAGGCCTGA
- a CDS encoding translation initiation factor 2, translating into MTSIVRAALVIGLLSLCNVGTALAAAPVAENKPAANTQQDAPAKKPSTAKQAPVAKKPTATAKKRASTAKKSKSAQEVAQTKLPPAQLDLSLPSDMVRHLQPLGTVPKPKSVPLLPPMFGEKPTDNSAFQINGRLLSNEMKLQLRNEERREVEGAALEFEFKQ; encoded by the coding sequence ATGACCTCGATTGTTCGCGCTGCTTTGGTGATTGGCCTGTTAAGCCTGTGTAACGTCGGCACAGCGCTGGCGGCGGCACCCGTGGCTGAAAACAAGCCCGCTGCCAATACCCAGCAGGATGCCCCGGCAAAAAAACCTTCCACCGCCAAGCAAGCCCCCGTCGCGAAGAAGCCAACCGCCACGGCGAAAAAACGTGCGTCGACGGCGAAAAAATCCAAGTCAGCCCAGGAAGTGGCACAGACCAAACTGCCACCGGCACAGTTGGATTTGTCCCTGCCTTCGGACATGGTCAGGCACCTGCAGCCCCTGGGTACCGTGCCCAAGCCCAAGAGCGTGCCGTTGTTGCCGCCGATGTTCGGTGAAAAGCCCACCGACAACAGTGCGTTCCAGATCAACGGCCGTTTGCTCAGCAATGAGATGAAGCTGCAATTGCGCAACGAAGAGCGCCGTGAAGTGGAAGGTGCCGCGTTGGAATTCGAGTTCAAGCAGTAA
- a CDS encoding AraC family transcriptional regulator, which translates to MLLTRHVDANATLVALIEGLTSRDGFSPTHLPGVQVLRASCDVARGPQIYEPSLMFVAQGSKVAYLGPRTLEYGAGHYLIQAMPVPFECETFAMAPGAPLLGVTVGIDRVVLGELVMAMGMQAGPPPTAQTLESMSSVVLDDAMRGCVERLLQCLHDPLESRIMGPARVRELLFTALRGPQADVLRALVEQQGQFSRIATSLNHLHAHYAEPLNIETLAGYAHMSASTFHEHFKRCTLLSPVQYLKRLRLLKAQQLLLVEGMGVAQAAHSVGYQSTSQFSREYKRYFERNPGEERAA; encoded by the coding sequence ATGCTATTGACCCGCCATGTTGATGCCAACGCCACGCTGGTTGCCCTGATCGAGGGGCTGACGTCCCGCGACGGTTTCTCCCCGACCCATCTGCCGGGTGTGCAAGTACTGCGCGCCAGTTGCGACGTAGCGCGCGGCCCGCAGATCTACGAGCCGAGCCTGATGTTCGTGGCCCAAGGCAGCAAGGTCGCCTACCTGGGCCCGCGTACGCTGGAGTATGGCGCCGGGCACTACTTGATCCAGGCGATGCCGGTGCCGTTCGAGTGCGAGACGTTCGCCATGGCGCCCGGTGCGCCGCTGCTGGGGGTGACCGTGGGCATCGACCGCGTGGTGCTGGGTGAGTTGGTGATGGCCATGGGCATGCAGGCCGGTCCGCCGCCGACCGCGCAAACCCTGGAGTCGATGAGTTCGGTGGTCCTGGATGACGCCATGCGCGGCTGCGTCGAGCGGCTGCTGCAGTGCCTGCACGATCCACTGGAAAGCCGGATCATGGGCCCGGCGCGGGTGCGGGAATTATTGTTCACCGCCTTGCGCGGTCCGCAGGCCGATGTGCTGCGCGCCTTGGTGGAACAGCAGGGGCAGTTTTCGCGGATCGCCACGTCGTTGAATCACCTGCATGCCCATTACGCCGAGCCGCTGAATATCGAGACGTTGGCGGGGTACGCGCATATGAGTGCGTCGACGTTTCACGAGCATTTCAAACGCTGCACGCTGTTGTCGCCGGTGCAGTACTTGAAGCGTTTGCGCTTGCTCAAGGCTCAGCAGTTGCTGCTGGTGGAGGGCATGGGCGTGGCGCAGGCGGCGCACAGCGTGGGGTACCAGAGTACGTCGCAGTTCAGTCGCGAGTACAAGCGCTACTTCGAGCGTAACCCTGGCGAAGAGCGGGCTGCCTAG
- a CDS encoding YkgJ family cysteine cluster protein: protein MNCREGCGACCIAPSISSPLPGMPNGKPAGERCLHLSVEQLCQLFGRPERPAVCSDFKADIDVCGTDQADAIRLIGWWEQMTAA, encoded by the coding sequence ATGAATTGCCGTGAAGGCTGTGGCGCCTGCTGCATCGCCCCCTCCATCAGTTCGCCCTTACCCGGTATGCCCAATGGCAAACCGGCGGGCGAACGCTGCCTGCACCTGTCGGTCGAACAGCTGTGCCAACTGTTCGGCCGACCGGAGCGCCCGGCGGTGTGCAGTGATTTCAAGGCGGATATCGATGTCTGCGGCACCGACCAGGCCGATGCGATCCGGTTGATCGGTTGGTGGGAGCAGATGACGGCGGCTTGA